One part of the Vicia villosa cultivar HV-30 ecotype Madison, WI linkage group LG6, Vvil1.0, whole genome shotgun sequence genome encodes these proteins:
- the LOC131612078 gene encoding F-box/LRR-repeat protein At3g48880-like yields MNNNKSNNNYSNDHLFYEILVRIFTTLHVADLAKVSMVCKSWKLASRAPELWKTLDLNKLGINVPLRPYAWFGEYSSKKMTQILKYASSLSGENISCLIFNYYVYLTDVHLISIAERTPNLKRLVLPITGNISKIGVETAMRAWGSIESITITEMFKIVNFFETVGKYCKNIVRLKFICSFEQDQAEAIVKYVPNLRTLSIQHVMVSMTGLCHVLNSLEHLEEVNLCQCLITDLLDGSFRVYYIQDIRKRVNFSCELIVCKECSCLKCTNRLEE; encoded by the exons atgaataataataagtcGAATAACAACTACTCGAATGATCACTTGTTCTATGAGATCCTGGTCAGAATCTTCACAACTCTTCATGTTGCAGACCTTGCTAAAGTCTCCATGGTTTGCAAATCATGGAAACTAGCTAGTCGTGCTCCTGAACTTTGGAAAACACTTGATCTAAATAAACTAGGCATCAATGTGCCATTGAGACCATATGCTTGGTTTGGTGAATATTCAAGCAAGAAAATGACTCAAATCTTGAAGTATGCTTCAAGTTTGAGTGGGGAAAATATAAGTtgcttaatatttaattattacgtCTACTTGACAGATGTGCACTTAATCTCGATTGCAGAAAG GACTCCAAATCTCAAAAGGCTGGTGCTTCCAATAACAGGCAACATCTCAAAAATTGGAGTAGAAACCGCTATGAGGGCATGGGGAAGTATAGAGTCCATAACAATTACCGAAATGTTCAAAATTGTTAACTTTTTTGAGACAGTTGGAAAATATTGCAAGAACATTGTTAGGTTAAAGTTTATATGTTCCtttgaacaagatcaagctgaaGCTATAGTTAAATATGTTCCGAATCTAAGGACATTAAGTATTCAACATGTTATGGTAAGCATGACAGGTTTGTGTCATGTGTTGAATAGTTTGGAACATTTGGAAGAAGTAAACTTATGTCAGTGTCTCATTACAGATTTATTAGATGGTAGTTTTCGAGTATATTATATTCAAGATATACGAAAACGTGTCAATTTCTCGTGTGAGCTTATAGTATGCAAAGAATGTTCATGTCTTAAGTGCACTAATAGGTTGGAGGAATGA
- the LOC131612079 gene encoding uncharacterized protein LOC131612079, whose product MIMNRPKKTMSAKGSPASQKEANTELSISDQHISSLTLSFLQRSGMFKLIPQSCSNISDFYSHFFANFIKVNLIQPGRISCTVSVKPQISNTYGTLHGGCVGSLVELLSIACARTVVSEDRDLFLGEISVSYLSGAPTNEEVLADASVVKSGRNVTMVALEFKLKKTGNLIYVAHATFYNFPIAKL is encoded by the exons ATGATCATGAACAGACCAAAGAAAACAATGTCGGCGAAAGGTTCCCCTGCTAGTCAAAAGGAAGCAAACACTGAACTCTCAATCTCCGATCAACACATTTCTTCTCTGACCCTCAGTTTTCTTCAAAGATCTGGCATGTTCAAACTCATTCCTCAGAGTTGCAGCAATATCAGTGACTTCTATTCTCATTTCTTTGCAAATTTCATCAAGGTCAATCTCATCCAGCCTGGACGAATCTCTTGCACTGTTTCTGTCAAACCTCAAATCTCA AATACTTATGGAACACTACATGGCGGGTGTGTTGGTTCTCTGGTTGAGTTGCTGTCAATAGCGTGTGCTAGAACTGTTGTTTCCGAAGACAGAGATCTTTTTCTTGGCGAAATCAGCGTGTCATATCTCTCTGGGGCTCCAACCAAT GAAGAAGTTTTAGCTGACGCGTCGGTGGTGAAAAGTGGAAGAAATGTGACTATGGTTGCACTAGAGTTTAAACTGAAGAAGACTGGGAATTTGATTTATGTTGCTCATGCTACCTTCTACAACTTCCCAATTGCAAAATTATGA